One Misgurnus anguillicaudatus chromosome 19, ASM2758022v2, whole genome shotgun sequence genomic region harbors:
- the LOC129436764 gene encoding uncharacterized protein: MQLRECIFILVMMRISKGFIVKGPTYPLVVPLGGSLVLPCSVDVPLANDKLKVVWIRTDSNVLVHVFQYGESRPDAQYKDFHNRAHFFTKEIQYGNFSLLLKNVRAEDKGFYRCKVYNEVDSDEALVEIKAVERLIAASSTHNMSAHVGEDVTLNCTVDSHIKPEELEKVSWRKTDKDGDGHIPVLFFQNNKTLPESSDEQYRDRVEFFTDEIHRGNFSLRLKSVRTEDQGVYMCQVIDGELSANTTIVLHQLGFSVLHIFVLIFCISACGSALLLSVIWYRSQNTSGALNYQICVISVPNLIMFFAFLFWGVTEGFLSETVACCSHCVLRSLLLLWVSPYSDNFPGSRRITMHSIVHLEYALFTNVIYSVLYRSFQQKSLNYSESDRVLITILFAIMLLICIINIIFLLAEVIRNKDGNMRAILDFVSDIGHDVLPPLQLIFLYYAFGAANHGLFYVGVFPLFLTLTRYSWKDACVKKIKHVSLFKRVAWLCFMIVVTFIMVYSYRIALNKEKDCIGWTCVAAFLQVLWGIVVLKHSFGDLDLPYRHIVYLIGSVGVVFVDSIALMTELILKTANGDRAVGDLRIVVFPCECIFASCVLMLVIFERYITKRQQCSQNEAQSDPANASHQDQHSQNEAVCDQSMPNGPEQNANNESHEMRSLLQTQENTT, encoded by the exons atgcagCTACGCgaatgcatatttattttagtaatgATGAGGATCTCTAAAG GGTTCATTGTGAAAGGTCCCACATATCCTCTGGTTGTTCCTCTCGGAGGTTCATTGGTTCTGCCATGTTCTGTGGACGTTCCCTTGGCAAATGACAAATTAAAGGTGGTTTGGATAAGGACGGACTCAAATGTGTTAGTTCATGTGTTCCAGTACGGTGAGAGTAGACCAGATGCCCAGTATAAGGATTTTCATAATAGAGCTCATTTTTTCACAAAGGAGATCCAATATGGAAACTTCTCCCTACTGTTGAAGAACGTGAGAGCTGAAGATAAAGGCTTTTACAGATGTAAAGTTTATAATGAGGTGGATTCTGATGAAGCTCTGGTTGAGATAAAAGCAGTTG AGCGTTTGATAGCAGCAAGCTCGACACACAACATGTCTGCACATGTAGGTGAAGATGTTACTCTAAACTGCACGGTGGACTCTCACATCAAACCTGAAGAGCTTGAAAAGGTTTCATGGAGGAAAACAGATAAAGATGGAGATGGACACATCCCGGTTCTGTTCTTTCAAAACAACAAGACTTTACCAGAATCATCAGATGAACAATACAGAGACAGAGTTGAGTTCTTCACTGATGAAATCCACAGAGGAAACTTCTCTCTCAGACTGAAGAGTGTAAGAACTGAAGATCAAGGAGTTTACATGTGTCAGGTTATTGATGGAGAACTTTCAGCAAACACAACTATAGTACTTCATCAACTGG GTTTCTCTGTTTTACACAtatttgtgttgattttctGTATTAGTGCATGTGGATCTGCTCTTCTGCTTTCTGTTATATGGTACAGATCACAAAATACAA GTGGAGCTCTGAATTATCAGATCTGTGTTATCTCTGTACCAAATCTCATTATGTTCTTTGCCTTCTTGTTCTGGGGGGTTACTGAAG GTTTCCTGAGTGAAACTGTTGCCTGCTGTTCTCACTGTGTCCTCCGGAGTCTTTTGCTGTTATGGGTTTCTCCATATTCAGATAATTTCCCAG GCAGTCGCAGAATCACCATGCACAGTATTGTTCATCTAGAATATGCCCTCTTcacaaatgttatttattcag TTCTTTATCGATCTTTTCAACAAAAAAGTCTAAATTATTCAGAATCTGATAGAGTCCTGATAACAATCCTGTTTGCAATAATGCTTCTGATATGCATCATCAATATCATTTTTT TATTGGCTGAGGTCATAAGAAATAAAGATGGCAACATGCGTGCTATATTAGACTTTGTGTCTGATATTGGACATGATGTTTTGCCTCCATTGCAACTCATCTTCCTCTATTATGCTTTTGGAGCTGCTAATCACG GACTTTTTTATGTTGGAGTTTTTCCACTGTTCTTAACTTTGACAAGATACAGTTGGAAGGATGCATGTGTAAAAAAGATAAAAC ATGTAAGCTTGTTCAAGAGAGTGGCGTGGTTATGTTTCATGATAGTGGTGACTTTTATAATGGTATATTCTTACCGCATTGCACTGAACAAAGAGAAAG ATTGTATTGGATGGACATGTGTAGCTGCATTTCTACAAGTTCTCTGGGGAATCGTCGTTCTGAAACATTCATTTGGTGATCTGG ATCTCCCTTATAGGCATATTGTATATCTTATTGGATCTGTTGGTGTTGTGTTTGTGGACTCTATTGCACTGATGACAGAACTTATACTGAAAACAG CCAATGGTGATCGTGCAGTGGGGGATCTGAGAATTGTTGTCTTCCCCTGTGAATGCATCTTTGCAAGTTGTGTACTGATGTTAGTCATCTTTGAACGCT ACATCACAAAACGGCAGCAGTGTTCTCAG AATGAGGCACAGTCTGATCCAGCCAATGCATCTCACCAGGACCAGCATTCTCAG AATGAGGCAGTATGTGATCAAAGCATGCCCAATGGACCAGAGCAGAATGCAAACAAtgaatcacatgaaatgagatCTCTGCTACAGACACAAGAAAACACAACCTAA